The following are encoded in a window of Bacillus sp. es.036 genomic DNA:
- a CDS encoding GNAT family N-acetyltransferase, with the protein MPYLQTDRLTIIPFSFDLIKAMTNKKELEKLLHVEVPEEFNNVQFEQFLPFHLTDGTISSHRWEGILIHTSDEKVIGTMGYNNLEATNNLEVGYHLIPDYRNKGYAIEMASALVSWAFPDKESNEGKEEMNNVMDRIGLSKLTVEPHLLKNKIDEEKFIKENEYM; encoded by the coding sequence ATGCCTTATCTTCAGACCGATCGTCTGACCATCATTCCTTTCTCTTTTGATTTGATCAAAGCAATGACAAATAAGAAGGAACTAGAAAAGCTTTTGCATGTCGAAGTACCGGAAGAATTTAATAACGTTCAGTTTGAACAATTTTTACCTTTTCATCTAACTGATGGCACTATTTCAAGCCATAGATGGGAAGGAATATTAATTCATACTTCAGATGAAAAAGTCATTGGTACGATGGGATATAACAATTTAGAAGCGACAAACAATCTTGAAGTTGGGTATCATTTAATTCCTGACTATCGCAATAAAGGATACGCCATTGAAATGGCTAGTGCTCTCGTTAGCTGGGCTTTTCCAGATAAGGAAAGTAATGAGGGTAAAGAAGAGATGAACAACGTGATGGACCGCATTGGTTTATCTAAATTAACAGTAGAACCGCATCTCCTAAAAAACAAAATTGATGAAGAAAAGTTTATAAAAGAAAATGAATATATGTAA
- a CDS encoding cation:proton antiporter, giving the protein MEHLDMHHIFELGLILTMIAAGITAIAKKLKQPYPIALVIIGTLIGLFNIPVLEPLKMFITEGDVFNFVILTIFLPALLGEAALKLPFEHLNQNKKPILALAFGGTFLSFLVIGFSTHFLLGLSIPVAFVFAALMSATDPVSVLSIFKSMGVNHKLSTVIEGESLFNDGLAVVLFKISAFSLLAYLDMGWGGLTSGAFEFVKVVAGGLLVGGGLGYAISILTKYFDDYPLEIIFSILLFYGSYLTAESIHVSGVIAVVVAALTFGNFGSRVGMSPTTRLNINNFWDVAALLANSIVFLMVGLEITRINFSDQWGTIGLALLIVLIGRSIAVYGSTLFVKGLPWSWRHVLNWGGLKGSLSIALVLSLPGDFDGRDTVLILTFSIVLFSLVIQGLTIKPLISYFGLRAKHSGSKEYEHIVANLHRYEAGVAEIKKVKTQLFVPEPVYSELLNRYQDEIDKSHRELEVLLKEYPELKKSQLITLRKHSLYAQYDKINQLEQEEIISGEIAGKYKELLNNGLAEFEEEEVVKDSKRTH; this is encoded by the coding sequence ATGGAACATTTAGATATGCATCACATATTTGAACTCGGACTTATTCTTACGATGATTGCGGCTGGTATTACGGCTATTGCAAAAAAACTAAAGCAACCATATCCCATTGCCCTCGTCATCATTGGAACATTAATTGGATTATTTAACATTCCGGTACTTGAGCCGCTTAAAATGTTTATTACTGAGGGAGACGTTTTTAATTTCGTTATTTTAACGATTTTCCTTCCAGCGCTTCTAGGCGAGGCCGCTTTGAAATTACCTTTTGAGCATTTAAATCAAAACAAAAAGCCGATCCTCGCTCTGGCTTTTGGGGGAACCTTTCTTTCTTTTCTAGTGATTGGGTTTTCTACCCATTTTCTACTAGGGTTATCAATTCCAGTAGCATTTGTATTTGCGGCATTAATGAGTGCGACTGATCCTGTTAGTGTATTATCGATTTTTAAAAGTATGGGGGTAAATCACAAGCTTTCAACAGTTATAGAAGGAGAAAGTTTGTTTAATGATGGGCTTGCGGTTGTACTGTTTAAAATATCTGCTTTTTCTCTTCTAGCCTATCTCGATATGGGCTGGGGAGGACTAACGAGCGGTGCTTTTGAATTTGTAAAAGTTGTAGCGGGTGGATTACTGGTCGGTGGTGGTTTAGGCTATGCCATTTCCATCCTTACGAAGTACTTTGATGACTATCCACTTGAAATTATTTTTAGTATCCTTCTTTTCTACGGTTCTTATTTAACTGCAGAAAGCATTCATGTTTCCGGTGTTATTGCCGTCGTTGTAGCAGCATTAACGTTTGGTAACTTTGGCTCAAGAGTAGGTATGAGTCCAACTACCCGATTAAATATTAATAACTTTTGGGACGTAGCTGCATTGCTAGCGAATTCAATTGTGTTTCTCATGGTTGGTCTAGAGATTACACGTATCAACTTTTCTGATCAGTGGGGAACAATTGGTCTTGCGCTCCTAATCGTGCTTATTGGAAGAAGTATTGCGGTTTATGGCAGTACGCTATTCGTCAAAGGCCTTCCATGGTCATGGAGACATGTTCTTAACTGGGGAGGTTTAAAAGGTTCTTTATCGATAGCTCTTGTTCTTAGCTTACCAGGCGATTTTGACGGACGAGATACGGTGTTAATTCTTACCTTCAGTATTGTTTTATTCTCTTTAGTGATACAAGGATTAACCATTAAGCCACTCATTAGTTATTTTGGTCTAAGAGCAAAGCACAGCGGTTCAAAAGAGTATGAACATATCGTTGCTAATTTGCATCGTTATGAAGCGGGAGTAGCAGAGATTAAGAAAGTAAAGACGCAGCTTTTCGTACCTGAACCAGTTTATTCTGAATTGCTAAATCGTTACCAGGATGAAATTGATAAAAGTCACCGAGAACTTGAGGTCTTGTTAAAGGAGTATCCGGAGCTTAAGAAAAGTCAGCTCATAACGTTAAGAAAGCACTCACTTTACGCTCAGTATGATAAGATCAACCAACTAGAACAAGAAGAAATCATTTCGGGAGAAATAGCTGGAAAGTATAAAGAGCTATTGAATAATGGTCTTGCTGAATTTGAAGAAGAGGAAGTTGTGAAAGATTCAAAAAGAACACATTAA